A single genomic interval of Bacteroidetes Order II. bacterium harbors:
- a CDS encoding histidine kinase: MNALTLAPLAPMPPLFRWRAPKTWLILFFGWNFPALIALSYYYLNAVLAEQVFNPVYAITTTFSNWYLWMIMTPGAWMTAQRLPLDPPKNWPKWIGIHLVVMGLLLGIQALGNLAAFRILGLHDTMNLELWKVHLTLRAQINILTYGLVVGLFYASDYYRRYHNREQQAAMLQVQLVQAQLMALKMQLQPHFLFNTMNAIASLVRQNESKRAITMLGKLADFLRVVLESKGEQEIPLSQEVAFLQRYLDIELVRFNERLKINFQIDSEAMQAYVPNLLLQPLVENAIKHGIAPHADAGKVSVRARKKQDRLMLEVADDGPGLTEAPKKQGVGLQNTQNRLRELYGPSGYVTFGRSELGGLLVTIDMPYLDKPLLPQQ; the protein is encoded by the coding sequence GTGAATGCCCTAACCCTTGCTCCACTTGCGCCCATGCCGCCCCTTTTTCGTTGGCGCGCCCCTAAGACATGGTTAATTTTGTTTTTCGGCTGGAACTTTCCGGCCCTCATCGCCCTGAGCTACTATTACCTAAACGCTGTTTTGGCAGAGCAGGTCTTTAATCCTGTCTATGCCATCACCACTACCTTCTCGAATTGGTATCTTTGGATGATCATGACTCCGGGCGCATGGATGACGGCACAACGTTTACCTTTAGACCCGCCTAAAAACTGGCCTAAATGGATAGGGATTCATTTAGTGGTTATGGGATTGTTGCTTGGCATTCAGGCATTGGGCAATCTGGCCGCCTTTCGTATTTTGGGATTGCACGACACAATGAACCTTGAACTCTGGAAAGTTCACCTTACCCTCCGCGCACAAATCAATATTCTGACATATGGGCTGGTCGTCGGACTTTTTTACGCATCCGATTATTATCGCCGATACCATAACCGTGAGCAACAAGCCGCCATGCTCCAAGTGCAGTTGGTACAAGCCCAACTCATGGCTTTAAAGATGCAATTGCAACCCCACTTCTTGTTTAATACCATGAATGCAATCGCAAGTTTGGTTCGTCAGAACGAGTCCAAACGCGCCATTACCATGCTTGGTAAGTTGGCAGACTTTCTGCGTGTGGTATTGGAATCCAAGGGAGAACAAGAAATACCCTTAAGCCAAGAAGTGGCTTTTCTACAACGGTACTTGGATATCGAATTGGTCCGTTTTAATGAACGTCTGAAGATCAATTTCCAGATTGATTCAGAGGCTATGCAGGCTTATGTCCCCAACTTGCTGCTTCAGCCCTTGGTCGAAAACGCCATCAAACACGGCATTGCTCCCCATGCAGATGCTGGAAAGGTCTCTGTACGAGCACGAAAAAAACAGGATCGGCTGATGCTGGAAGTGGCCGATGATGGCCCTGGCCTTACCGAAGCGCCTAAAAAACAAGGAGTTGGACTACAAAACACCCAAAATCGCTTACGTGAACTTTATGGCCCAAGTGGGTATGTCACTTTTGGCCGTTCAGAATTAGGTGGACTTTTGGTGACGATAGATATGCCATACTTAGACAAACCTCTACTTCCGCAACAATAA
- a CDS encoding fasciclin domain-containing protein: MKNRLLLLAFLVKLFPLFAFAQSQNIVQTAEGAGSFKTLLAAIRAAGLASTLSGDGPFTVFAPTDAAFAKLPQGTLQSLLKPENKDRLRAILTYHVVSGRVGSDALLTTSSARTVNGAPLPIGLTVQNARVVQADIAASNGVIHVIDAVLIPPSEVSAARGGTKKTHNNNTDQYRRDEYHSWQQREAGTGFRRAKNRIEQSIAKGSEAYNKGDAAGCAAIYMQTARTLIANEPLTNDLRMGLENALTTAQHAKNASDRAWTMRRALETVYEGL, translated from the coding sequence ATGAAAAACCGTTTGTTGCTATTGGCTTTTTTGGTCAAATTATTTCCCTTGTTTGCCTTCGCGCAGTCTCAGAACATTGTACAAACCGCAGAAGGTGCAGGGTCTTTCAAAACCCTTTTGGCAGCGATACGTGCTGCTGGCTTGGCGAGCACCCTTTCTGGTGACGGGCCCTTTACGGTCTTTGCCCCCACCGATGCCGCTTTTGCGAAGTTACCCCAAGGCACCCTTCAAAGCCTTTTAAAGCCGGAAAACAAAGACCGTCTCAGGGCCATTCTCACCTATCATGTGGTTTCCGGGCGGGTAGGTTCCGATGCACTACTCACAACCAGTAGCGCCAGAACAGTCAATGGAGCACCCCTTCCTATTGGGCTAACGGTTCAGAATGCACGGGTGGTGCAGGCAGATATCGCGGCCAGCAATGGGGTAATTCATGTAATTGATGCAGTACTTATCCCACCCTCCGAAGTATCGGCAGCTCGGGGCGGAACGAAAAAAACACACAACAACAATACAGATCAATACCGGAGAGACGAATACCATAGTTGGCAACAACGTGAGGCAGGAACGGGCTTTAGAAGGGCAAAAAACCGCATTGAACAAAGCATTGCAAAAGGCTCCGAAGCCTATAATAAAGGGGATGCAGCGGGATGTGCTGCAATTTATATGCAAACAGCACGCACCCTAATTGCAAACGAGCCACTGACAAACGACCTCCGAATGGGCTTAGAAAATGCACTCACAACCGCCCAGCACGCTAAAAATGCAAGCGACCGTGCATGGACCATGCGCCGGGCTTTAGAAACAGTCTATGAAGGACTTTAA